One window of the Octopus sinensis linkage group LG9, ASM634580v1, whole genome shotgun sequence genome contains the following:
- the LOC115215914 gene encoding uncharacterized protein LOC115215914 isoform X2, with the protein MLSSTRTTTAALTAVINQRGFPVDHHSDRYRAEDNDRNYHVAPRQIQIGLTGLTLVFINSIIGRPREIERWIEAISYQRAYCVYDPEKKNQD; encoded by the exons ATGTTAAG TTCCACCAGAACTACCACCGCCGCTCTCACCGCCGTCATCAACCAAAGAGGCTTCCCTGTTGATCATCATTCTGACCGATATAGGGCAGAGGACAATGACAGGAATTACCATGTTGCACCGAGACAGATACAAATTGGATTAACCGGATTAACGTTGGTCTTTATAAATAGCATCATTGGTCGTCcgcgagagatagagagatggatagaagCAATCAGCTACCAGAGGGCATACTGTGTCTATG